The following proteins come from a genomic window of Ornithinimicrobium cryptoxanthini:
- a CDS encoding ABC transporter ATP-binding protein, giving the protein MKLELRGITKVFGSLVANDHIDLVVEPGEIHALLGENGAGKSTLMNVLYGLYHPDGGQILLDDKVVDFEGPGDAVRAGIGMVHQHFMLVPVFTVAESVALGYEPAGPGGILDLGAAREKVKEISDRFGFHVDPDAVIEELPVGVQQRVEIIKALSRDAKVLILDEPTAVLTPQETDELISIMGELKEAGTTIVFITHKLREVRAIADRITVIRRGKVVGEASPESTETELASLMVGRSVNLSVTKVECELTDHALVVKDLTVHNGATTVVDRLNFEVRGGEIMAIAGVQGNGQTELAEVILGLEEATAGSITLGGKEMRGRTTRERLRAGIGFVPEDRSTDGVIASFSIAENLVLDLYDTEPFARGLSMSPAKIAENAVQRTQEFDVRLTDVQDPISTLSGGNAQKVVLAREMSRPLELLVASQPTRGLDVGSIEFVHKRIVAERDRGTPVMIVSTELDEVLSLADRVAVMYRGRIVGIIVAAEAGPEGINRDVLGLMMAGVPLEDAVEQAASHKSVLAEADAAAEGRDRT; this is encoded by the coding sequence ATGAAGCTCGAACTTCGTGGGATCACCAAGGTGTTCGGGTCGTTGGTGGCCAACGACCACATCGACCTGGTCGTTGAACCCGGTGAGATCCATGCTCTGCTGGGTGAGAACGGCGCCGGCAAGAGCACCCTGATGAACGTGCTCTATGGCCTCTATCACCCTGACGGTGGACAGATCCTGCTGGACGACAAGGTGGTCGACTTCGAGGGTCCGGGTGATGCCGTACGCGCCGGGATCGGGATGGTGCACCAGCACTTCATGCTGGTGCCCGTCTTCACCGTGGCTGAGTCGGTGGCGCTGGGATATGAGCCCGCCGGACCTGGCGGCATACTCGACCTGGGCGCAGCCCGCGAGAAGGTCAAGGAGATCTCGGACCGGTTCGGCTTCCACGTCGACCCCGATGCCGTCATCGAGGAGCTCCCGGTCGGGGTGCAGCAGCGGGTGGAGATCATCAAGGCGCTCTCCCGGGACGCGAAGGTCCTCATCCTGGACGAGCCGACTGCCGTGCTCACCCCGCAGGAGACCGACGAGCTCATCAGCATCATGGGTGAGCTGAAGGAGGCCGGCACCACGATCGTCTTCATCACCCACAAGCTGCGAGAGGTCCGCGCGATCGCGGACCGGATCACCGTGATCCGGCGTGGGAAGGTGGTCGGGGAAGCCAGTCCTGAGTCCACCGAGACGGAACTGGCCTCCCTGATGGTCGGCCGCTCGGTCAACCTGTCCGTGACCAAGGTGGAGTGTGAGCTGACCGACCATGCCCTGGTGGTCAAGGACCTCACCGTGCACAACGGCGCCACGACAGTGGTCGACCGGCTCAACTTCGAGGTCCGCGGCGGCGAGATCATGGCCATCGCCGGTGTGCAGGGCAACGGGCAGACTGAGCTCGCGGAGGTGATCCTCGGGCTCGAGGAGGCGACGGCCGGTTCGATCACCCTGGGGGGCAAGGAGATGCGCGGCCGCACGACGCGCGAGCGACTCCGCGCGGGGATCGGGTTCGTGCCCGAGGACCGCTCCACCGACGGGGTGATAGCGAGCTTCTCCATCGCCGAGAACCTCGTGCTCGACCTCTATGACACGGAGCCTTTTGCGCGGGGACTGTCCATGTCACCGGCCAAGATCGCTGAGAACGCCGTGCAACGCACCCAGGAGTTCGACGTGCGACTGACCGACGTCCAGGACCCCATCTCGACGCTGTCCGGTGGCAACGCCCAGAAGGTCGTCCTCGCCAGAGAGATGTCGAGGCCACTCGAGCTGCTGGTCGCCTCACAGCCGACCCGTGGCCTCGATGTCGGCTCCATCGAGTTCGTGCACAAGCGGATCGTGGCCGAACGGGACCGTGGCACGCCGGTGATGATCGTCTCCACCGAGCTCGACGAGGTTCTGTCGCTCGCCGACCGGGTCGCCGTGATGTATCGCGGTCGCATCGTGGGCATCATCGTGGCAGCCGAGGCCGGTCCAGAGGGGATCAACCGTGACGTGCTGGGCCTGATGATGGCCGGCGTGCCGCTGGAGGACGCCGTCGAGCAGGCAGCCAGCCACAAGTCTGTGCTCGCGGAGGCTGACGCCGCAGCCGAGGGAAGGGACCGGACATGA
- a CDS encoding BMP family lipoprotein, with translation MVLAACGEAPSEDNETEAASPAAPADNNDDTTATEDAAPAEDNSDFKACMVSDAGGFDDQSFNQGAYSGLLAAEDSLGISKAEAESNSDAEFGPNIDAMVQQDCDFVIGVGFLLEDAIQAAAEANPDTNFGLLDSAFSDADFAPVELDNGKPILFNTAEASFLAGYLAAGMTETGTVATYGGLPLPSVQIFMDGFSDGINKYNEDNSTEVELLGWDKEAQEGSFAGSFDDQTQGASLGEQFISQGADIIMPVAGPVGLGTASVAEGTDTKLIWVDSDGFDTTEYGDLILTSVLKDMGPAVEGTIKETIEGAFSNEPYVGTLENGGVSLAPFHDFESEVPQELKDKLAEYEQQIISGELVVESPNSP, from the coding sequence ATGGTTCTCGCTGCGTGCGGCGAGGCCCCGTCGGAGGACAACGAGACCGAGGCGGCATCGCCGGCAGCCCCGGCAGACAACAACGACGACACCACCGCAACCGAGGATGCCGCGCCCGCCGAGGACAACTCGGACTTCAAGGCCTGCATGGTCTCTGACGCTGGTGGCTTCGATGACCAGTCCTTCAACCAGGGCGCCTACTCGGGCCTGCTCGCGGCCGAGGACTCCCTGGGCATCTCCAAGGCCGAGGCGGAGTCCAACTCTGACGCAGAGTTCGGGCCCAACATCGACGCGATGGTCCAGCAGGACTGTGACTTCGTGATCGGTGTTGGCTTCCTGCTCGAGGATGCGATCCAGGCGGCTGCCGAGGCCAACCCGGACACCAACTTCGGTCTGCTCGACTCTGCCTTCTCCGACGCGGACTTCGCGCCCGTCGAACTGGACAACGGCAAGCCGATCCTCTTCAACACCGCTGAGGCCTCCTTCCTGGCGGGCTACCTCGCAGCCGGCATGACCGAGACCGGCACCGTGGCGACCTACGGCGGGCTGCCGCTCCCGTCCGTGCAGATCTTCATGGACGGATTCTCCGACGGCATCAACAAGTACAACGAGGACAACAGCACCGAGGTCGAGCTGCTCGGCTGGGACAAGGAAGCCCAGGAGGGTTCCTTTGCCGGCAGCTTCGACGACCAGACGCAGGGCGCCTCGCTGGGTGAGCAGTTCATCTCCCAGGGTGCGGACATCATCATGCCGGTCGCCGGCCCGGTCGGTCTGGGCACCGCCTCGGTCGCCGAGGGCACCGACACCAAGCTGATCTGGGTCGACTCGGACGGCTTCGACACCACCGAGTACGGCGACCTCATCCTGACCTCGGTCCTGAAGGACATGGGCCCGGCCGTGGAGGGCACGATCAAGGAGACCATCGAAGGGGCCTTCAGCAACGAGCCCTACGTCGGCACCCTGGAGAACGGTGGCGTCAGCCTGGCTCCCTTCCACGACTTCGAGTCTGAGGTCCCGCAGGAGCTGAAGGACAAGCTGGCCGAGTACGAGCAGCAGATCATCTCCGGCGAGCTTGTGGTCGAGTCCCCGAACTCACCGTGA
- a CDS encoding amidohydrolase, with protein sequence MTLHTTPPASAPLPTPEALVEDVVEWVETHRGEIIALRRDLHEHPEVSWQEHRTTSVVIERLEAVGVMVTSMAGTGAIADLGASEPRVRIALRADLDALPLDEETGLPFASRQQGVCHACGHDVHTAGVLAAGLALASLQDRLESMGVGVRLIFQPAEESIPGGAHKVVEDGWLEGVDRVLAVHCDPSIDVGTIGLKVGPITAASDSVHVTLTGRGGHTSRPHLTQDLTYALGKVITEVPAALSRRMDPRSGTALVWGAVRAGTVANVIPSRGEVVGTLRMLDSETWVTTGPLIEEIVHAVVSPYGVTAEVRHVRGVPPVDNDAASVAAMTAAVGSVLGPTAVVPTRQSLGGEDLGWLLTDIPGAMARLGTRTPGGPTHELHQGDLIVDEESVLIAGKFLAAAVLSSVGPDGLL encoded by the coding sequence GTGACGTTGCACACCACCCCACCAGCTTCCGCTCCTCTGCCGACGCCAGAGGCTCTCGTTGAGGACGTCGTCGAGTGGGTGGAGACCCACCGCGGCGAGATCATCGCGCTGCGCCGTGACCTGCACGAGCACCCCGAGGTCTCCTGGCAGGAGCACCGCACCACCTCAGTGGTCATCGAGCGCCTCGAGGCGGTCGGCGTGATGGTGACCTCCATGGCGGGCACGGGGGCGATCGCCGACCTGGGAGCGAGCGAGCCCCGGGTGCGCATCGCGCTGCGGGCCGACCTGGACGCGCTGCCGCTGGACGAGGAGACCGGCTTGCCGTTCGCCTCGCGGCAGCAGGGGGTCTGCCACGCGTGCGGCCACGACGTGCACACCGCGGGCGTGCTGGCGGCGGGCCTGGCGCTCGCCTCCCTGCAGGACCGGCTGGAGAGCATGGGGGTCGGGGTGCGGCTGATCTTCCAGCCCGCAGAGGAGTCGATCCCAGGTGGTGCGCACAAGGTCGTCGAGGACGGCTGGCTGGAGGGGGTCGACCGTGTCCTGGCGGTCCACTGCGACCCGTCGATCGACGTGGGGACCATCGGGCTGAAGGTCGGGCCGATCACGGCTGCCTCGGACTCGGTGCACGTGACCCTGACCGGTCGTGGCGGGCACACCTCGCGGCCGCACCTGACGCAGGACCTGACCTATGCCCTCGGCAAGGTGATCACGGAAGTGCCGGCGGCGCTGTCCCGCCGGATGGACCCGCGCTCGGGCACCGCCCTGGTGTGGGGTGCGGTGCGTGCCGGGACGGTGGCCAACGTCATCCCCTCGCGCGGAGAGGTTGTCGGGACACTGCGGATGCTGGACTCCGAGACGTGGGTCACGACCGGACCGCTGATCGAGGAGATCGTGCACGCCGTCGTCAGTCCCTATGGCGTCACGGCCGAGGTCCGCCACGTGCGAGGCGTTCCGCCGGTGGACAACGACGCGGCCTCGGTCGCGGCGATGACTGCCGCAGTCGGTTCGGTGCTCGGCCCCACCGCCGTGGTGCCGACCCGGCAGTCCCTCGGCGGTGAGGATCTCGGGTGGCTGCTCACCGACATCCCTGGCGCGATGGCCAGGCTCGGGACCCGCACGCCCGGCGGCCCAACCCATGAGCTGCACCAGGGCGACCTGATCGTCGACGAGGAGTCGGTCCTCATCGCCGGCAAGTTCCTCGCTGCCGCGGTGCTGAGCTCGGTCGGCCCCGATGGCCTGCTCTGA
- a CDS encoding ABC transporter permease, with product MTESTPTTPDPGKTPDHEEKTSVSTEGSGPAKHQQDPRDGSAILRQIVGGDVAISFLAIVIALAVGGVLIAFADEAVMASLGYVFNAPGDFFGAAWTAVSDAYVALFRGAVFDFQADTFNRQIRPMTESLTFATPLILAALGIAVGFRAGLFNIGAQGQIIVGGIFAAYVGFAFDLPPVLHLFLAVLGGALGGAFWGFIPGILKARTGANEVIVTIMLNWIAVYLISYVLASGPFNPSGTGQRSPQVGANAQFPKLIPDFLVPDNTFRLHWGFVVAILATIVVWWLLERSTIGFEIRAAGANPHAARTAGMSVGRVTVLTLVIAGILAGLAATSQVLIDRGSLTAGVAASYGFDAITVALLGRSRPLGTFLAGILFGALQAGGTLMQSITSTPIDIVLVVQSVIVLLIAAPPLVRSIFRLPDPDAPPRRAATTKEAAA from the coding sequence ATGACTGAGTCCACACCAACGACGCCCGACCCGGGCAAGACGCCCGACCACGAGGAGAAGACGTCGGTGAGCACGGAGGGGTCCGGTCCGGCGAAGCACCAGCAGGACCCCCGTGACGGGTCTGCGATCCTGCGCCAGATCGTCGGCGGCGACGTGGCGATCTCGTTCCTGGCCATCGTCATCGCGCTGGCAGTCGGAGGGGTGCTGATCGCCTTTGCCGATGAGGCCGTCATGGCGTCCCTCGGCTATGTCTTCAACGCTCCCGGTGACTTCTTCGGTGCTGCCTGGACTGCGGTCAGCGACGCCTACGTCGCGCTGTTCCGGGGAGCGGTCTTCGACTTCCAGGCCGACACGTTCAACCGTCAGATCCGTCCGATGACCGAGTCGTTGACTTTTGCCACACCGCTGATCCTGGCGGCCCTCGGCATCGCGGTCGGCTTCCGCGCCGGTCTGTTCAACATCGGGGCCCAGGGGCAGATCATCGTCGGCGGCATCTTCGCGGCCTACGTCGGCTTTGCTTTTGACCTGCCGCCGGTGCTGCACCTGTTCCTCGCCGTGCTGGGTGGTGCCCTCGGCGGTGCTTTCTGGGGCTTTATTCCCGGCATCCTGAAGGCGCGCACCGGGGCCAATGAGGTGATCGTGACGATCATGCTCAACTGGATCGCGGTCTATCTGATCAGCTATGTGCTGGCCAGCGGCCCGTTCAACCCCAGCGGCACGGGACAGCGCAGCCCACAGGTGGGGGCCAACGCCCAGTTCCCCAAGCTGATCCCCGACTTCCTGGTGCCGGACAACACCTTCCGACTGCACTGGGGCTTCGTCGTCGCCATTCTGGCCACCATCGTCGTGTGGTGGCTGCTGGAGCGGTCCACGATCGGCTTCGAGATCCGGGCCGCCGGCGCCAACCCGCACGCAGCCCGGACAGCCGGTATGTCGGTGGGTCGGGTCACCGTGCTGACGTTGGTCATCGCCGGCATCCTGGCCGGACTCGCCGCCACCTCACAGGTCCTGATCGACCGGGGATCACTCACCGCGGGAGTCGCGGCGTCCTATGGCTTCGACGCGATCACCGTGGCGCTCCTGGGCCGGTCCAGGCCACTGGGGACCTTCTTGGCCGGCATCCTCTTTGGCGCTCTGCAGGCCGGTGGCACCCTGATGCAGTCCATCACCTCGACCCCGATCGACATCGTCCTGGTGGTCCAGTCGGTCATCGTGCTGCTGATCGCAGCGCCGCCGCTGGTCCGTTCGATCTTCCGACTGCCTGACCCCGATGCGCCGCCCCGGCGGGCCGCGACCACGAAGGAGGCCGCAGCGTGA
- a CDS encoding cyclic nucleotide-binding domain-containing protein, whose protein sequence is MSWIPSESVSGWLKGGFDLHLSHYDAPPTDHVADTAEVEAMRADDRFRFANVISGWADFSNGRPVGGWAEESGLLMGSTTVRLAVGRATFLGYSLPALREIAVPDDDTVVLTQTVGGRTGVPLPRPVKHPPYVRWQAPIVWTTLALTLRRDGSSEVALVGASAFPRHWVYDGRGAISAKSAVTDLKNWMDHSFGPRTPWGNQDSEALVVAAESAIERQLSGEIMSGKAGERPEIRVLQEGHLLTRQGDVDDHVFLVLDGVLDVLVDDEQVGEVGPGAVLGERAVLEGGLRTATVRARTRARVARIPGAALDSSSLQELADGHRREDGSDRMDGSGGMDVADGSGGAGAPGE, encoded by the coding sequence GTGTCATGGATCCCTTCGGAGTCCGTCTCAGGATGGCTCAAGGGCGGTTTTGACCTGCACCTGTCCCACTACGACGCGCCACCGACCGACCACGTGGCCGACACCGCTGAGGTCGAGGCGATGCGGGCCGACGACAGGTTCCGTTTCGCCAACGTGATCAGCGGCTGGGCCGACTTCTCGAACGGGCGACCGGTGGGCGGCTGGGCCGAGGAGTCGGGCCTGCTGATGGGGTCGACGACGGTGCGCCTGGCGGTGGGGCGGGCCACCTTCCTGGGCTACTCCCTGCCCGCCCTGCGGGAGATCGCCGTGCCGGACGACGACACGGTGGTGCTCACGCAGACGGTGGGTGGTCGCACGGGGGTGCCGCTGCCGCGCCCGGTCAAGCACCCGCCCTATGTCCGGTGGCAGGCACCGATCGTCTGGACCACCCTGGCGCTGACCCTGCGGCGGGACGGGAGCTCCGAGGTGGCCCTCGTCGGCGCCAGCGCCTTCCCCCGGCACTGGGTCTATGACGGGCGGGGTGCGATCAGCGCAAAGAGCGCCGTCACCGACCTGAAGAACTGGATGGACCACTCCTTCGGGCCGCGCACCCCGTGGGGCAACCAGGACTCCGAGGCGCTGGTCGTGGCCGCGGAGTCGGCTATCGAGCGGCAGCTCTCCGGCGAGATCATGAGTGGCAAGGCCGGAGAGCGACCCGAGATCCGCGTGCTGCAGGAGGGCCACCTGCTCACCCGTCAGGGCGATGTCGATGACCATGTCTTCCTCGTGCTCGATGGCGTCCTGGACGTGCTGGTGGACGACGAGCAGGTGGGCGAGGTCGGTCCGGGTGCCGTGCTGGGCGAGCGTGCGGTCCTCGAGGGTGGGCTGCGCACCGCCACGGTGCGGGCGCGCACCCGGGCCCGGGTGGCCCGCATCCCGGGCGCTGCGCTGGACAGCAGCAGCCTGCAGGAACTGGCGGACGGGCACCGCCGTGAGGACGGGTCGGACCGGATGGACGGGTCGGGCGGGATGGACGTGGCGGACGGATCTGGCGGGGCGGGAGCGCCGGGGGAATGA
- a CDS encoding ABC transporter permease — protein MSTPLIPVTAGIPSENVPTDPEVLGRISYRWPTTYGVLALVALLGFVGTLLRREDGWQQSTTYQSRYGDQWFTIPNFSVPALLTIIILTAVLIASAVYAFVVARSRRELPAWVHIVVGLAFVLAFLTWAGAGKTSVIPITSLLAGALALSVPLIFGAMSGVICERSGIINIAIEGQLLFGAFAAAVIASFFAAPYLGLVAAPIAGAAVGALLAWFSVQYQVNQIIVGVVLNTLVLGLTSFFFSTVLADNRETWNARQPLGIIEIPILSQIPIVGPVLFRQTILVYLMYAAVILLQFMLFRSRWGLRTRAVGEHPKAADTVGIKVNKRRVWNTILGGAVAGLGGAFFTVGSGLAFGREMSAGNGFIALAAMIMGKWNPTGALIAALLFGFSKNLGNVLSSIGSPIPSQLLLMLPYVITIFAVAGLVGRVRAPAAEGIPYTK, from the coding sequence GTGAGCACGCCCCTCATCCCGGTGACTGCCGGCATCCCGTCGGAGAACGTCCCCACCGACCCGGAGGTGCTGGGCCGGATCAGCTATCGCTGGCCGACCACCTACGGGGTCCTGGCCCTGGTCGCCCTGCTCGGTTTTGTGGGCACCCTGTTGCGCCGCGAGGACGGCTGGCAGCAAAGCACCACCTACCAGTCCCGCTACGGCGACCAGTGGTTCACCATCCCCAACTTCAGCGTCCCGGCGCTGCTGACGATCATCATCCTGACCGCGGTGCTGATCGCGTCAGCGGTCTATGCGTTCGTGGTCGCCCGGTCCCGTCGGGAGCTGCCAGCCTGGGTGCACATCGTGGTCGGTCTGGCTTTCGTCCTGGCGTTCCTGACCTGGGCCGGAGCGGGCAAGACCTCGGTCATCCCGATCACCTCGCTGCTCGCCGGTGCGCTAGCGCTGTCGGTGCCGCTGATCTTTGGCGCGATGTCTGGTGTGATCTGCGAGCGCTCCGGCATCATCAACATCGCCATCGAGGGGCAGCTGCTCTTCGGAGCCTTCGCCGCGGCCGTCATCGCGTCGTTCTTCGCCGCTCCGTATCTCGGGCTGGTCGCGGCCCCGATCGCCGGTGCGGCGGTTGGAGCGCTCCTGGCGTGGTTCTCGGTGCAGTATCAGGTCAACCAGATCATCGTCGGAGTTGTCCTCAACACGCTGGTGCTCGGCCTGACCAGCTTCTTCTTCTCCACCGTGCTGGCCGACAACCGGGAGACCTGGAACGCGCGGCAGCCACTGGGCATCATCGAGATCCCGATCCTCAGCCAGATCCCGATCGTCGGCCCGGTGCTCTTCCGGCAGACGATCCTGGTCTATCTGATGTATGCCGCCGTGATCCTGCTCCAGTTCATGCTCTTCCGCAGTCGCTGGGGCCTGCGCACCCGGGCCGTCGGTGAGCACCCGAAGGCAGCGGACACGGTCGGCATCAAGGTCAACAAGCGTCGGGTCTGGAACACCATCCTGGGCGGGGCTGTCGCTGGCCTGGGAGGGGCCTTCTTCACTGTGGGCAGCGGGTTGGCCTTCGGGCGTGAGATGTCAGCGGGCAACGGCTTCATCGCCCTGGCTGCGATGATCATGGGCAAGTGGAATCCCACCGGGGCGCTGATTGCGGCGCTGCTGTTTGGCTTCTCCAAGAACCTCGGCAACGTGCTCAGCAGCATCGGCTCCCCGATCCCGTCACAGCTGCTGTTGATGTTGCCCTATGTCATCACGATCTTCGCGGTGGCCGGACTCGTGGGTCGGGTGCGCGCTCCCGCCGCTGAGGGCATCCCCTACACCAAGTGA
- a CDS encoding cytidine deaminase, with protein MEIDWGRLQTRATELMGRAYAPYSNYPVGVAGLVDDGRVVGGCNVENAGYGVTLCAECGMVSELIASGGGRLVAVACVNHAGELIMPCGRCRQLIWEHGGAQCQLATPEGVLPMDQVLPQAFGREDLGH; from the coding sequence ATGGAGATCGACTGGGGACGCCTGCAGACGCGGGCCACCGAGCTGATGGGGCGTGCCTATGCGCCGTACTCGAACTATCCCGTCGGTGTGGCAGGGCTGGTCGACGACGGGCGAGTGGTCGGTGGCTGCAACGTCGAGAACGCCGGGTATGGCGTGACGCTGTGTGCGGAGTGCGGCATGGTCTCTGAGCTGATCGCCTCCGGGGGAGGCCGCCTGGTCGCGGTGGCGTGCGTCAACCACGCGGGCGAGCTGATCATGCCGTGCGGCCGGTGCCGCCAGCTGATCTGGGAGCACGGCGGCGCGCAGTGCCAGCTGGCGACGCCCGAGGGCGTGCTGCCGATGGACCAGGTGCTGCCCCAGGCCTTCGGCCGCGAGGACCTGGGCCACTAG
- a CDS encoding tetratricopeptide repeat protein, with protein sequence MSTAAELTLPEGTITMLFTDIEGSTVLLQRLGASYRDVLSQQQRIMRAAIQEHGGHEMGTEGDSFYVVFSSATAAVRAAVEAQRALLGVSVGGGHLRVRMGLHTGEPDRHEGGYVGLDVHQAARVAAAANGGQIVLTEATWSLADGHVTETVRDLGWHRLKDIQEPVHLLRLVVPDLVDEDQPVRTIGVPASLPHPATSFVAREELIAHVDGRLREPSIRFITLVGPGGVGKTRLAIAIAERSAAWVRDGVFFVGLSEVRTNEDVWAAIADTIGVSATDREPTALLAWLRDRSVLLVLDNLEQLPQVHQVVARLVAETVTPELLVTSRRPVHVSAEQLVPVPPLDLSDAVELFLQRLAAVRPGDPGDLAVVRELCERVDGIPLAIELLAARGQVLSPAAMLEQFTDGLDLRSRTVDLPARQRSLTAVLDWSHELLAPAAATGFRRLGAISGVFGLAAATAALDMSENEALDVLLDLVEASLLMSVEAPGGAPEFLMLRVVDTYASLLLEQDEDELAATRSRLTAHVQEWAAETSGELRSRTHLAARDRIDRRQQLIRRVLADALAPGSPDAVLGVQLAADLITYWYTCGYETEGGRWLSLAAQAAERLDDALEGTDRVAVTRALHGLAIILLQQGRLAEGEALLRRCLAAWRAAGDLGRASVELNSLALARRSQGDSAEAGELFREAIELARASGEAGLQINAMSNLALLELDRWSPAEALPLLREVLVLDTQAGDPWGISADHVNIATALVLAGETAEARAVLMEHGPTGLELGDTDLAVEIVENLAFVCAAEGRDEVAAAMFGAARDAREAARLPRVGPDLDRLDALLAPARTRLGARWESAVAAGSGLSLTEAFSLGVDADGSDDRGRAG encoded by the coding sequence GTGTCGACAGCAGCCGAGCTGACCCTGCCCGAGGGCACCATCACGATGCTCTTCACCGACATCGAGGGTTCGACGGTGCTGCTGCAGCGGCTGGGGGCGAGCTATCGCGACGTGCTGAGCCAGCAGCAGCGCATCATGCGGGCGGCCATCCAGGAACACGGCGGGCACGAGATGGGCACCGAGGGCGACAGCTTCTATGTCGTGTTCTCCTCGGCCACAGCCGCGGTGCGGGCTGCCGTCGAGGCCCAGCGTGCTCTCCTGGGCGTGTCGGTCGGGGGAGGTCACCTGCGGGTGCGGATGGGGCTGCACACCGGTGAGCCGGACCGCCATGAGGGCGGCTATGTCGGCCTCGACGTCCACCAGGCCGCTCGCGTCGCCGCGGCTGCCAACGGTGGGCAGATCGTGCTGACCGAGGCGACCTGGTCGCTGGCCGACGGCCACGTGACCGAGACCGTGCGCGACCTGGGGTGGCACCGGCTCAAGGACATCCAGGAGCCGGTCCACCTGCTGCGGCTCGTGGTCCCCGACCTGGTGGACGAGGACCAGCCGGTGCGCACGATCGGGGTCCCGGCCAGCCTGCCCCACCCCGCCACCTCGTTCGTCGCGAGGGAGGAGCTGATCGCGCACGTCGACGGCCGGTTGCGCGAGCCCTCCATCCGCTTCATCACCCTGGTCGGGCCGGGCGGGGTCGGCAAGACCCGGCTGGCCATCGCCATCGCCGAGCGGAGCGCCGCCTGGGTGCGCGACGGCGTCTTCTTCGTCGGGCTGTCCGAGGTCCGCACCAACGAGGATGTCTGGGCCGCGATCGCCGACACGATCGGGGTGTCGGCAACAGACCGGGAGCCGACCGCGCTCCTGGCCTGGTTGCGCGACCGCAGCGTGCTGCTGGTCCTGGACAACCTGGAGCAGCTGCCACAGGTGCACCAGGTTGTGGCCCGGCTCGTCGCGGAGACCGTCACTCCCGAGCTCCTCGTCACCTCGCGCCGGCCCGTGCACGTCAGTGCCGAGCAGCTGGTGCCGGTGCCCCCACTCGATCTGTCCGATGCGGTGGAGCTGTTCCTGCAGCGGTTGGCGGCGGTGCGCCCAGGTGACCCCGGGGACCTCGCGGTGGTGCGCGAGCTGTGCGAGCGGGTGGACGGGATCCCGCTGGCGATCGAGCTGCTTGCGGCCCGGGGCCAGGTGCTGAGTCCGGCCGCCATGCTGGAGCAGTTCACCGACGGGCTCGACCTGCGCAGCCGCACCGTCGACCTGCCGGCGCGCCAGCGCTCGCTCACGGCGGTGCTCGACTGGAGCCATGAGCTGTTGGCACCGGCTGCGGCGACCGGCTTCAGGCGCCTCGGTGCCATCTCCGGCGTGTTCGGTCTGGCAGCCGCCACGGCCGCGCTGGACATGAGTGAGAACGAGGCTCTCGATGTGCTTCTGGACCTCGTGGAGGCGAGCCTGCTGATGAGCGTGGAGGCACCTGGCGGTGCACCGGAGTTCCTGATGCTGCGTGTCGTCGACACCTATGCCAGCCTCCTGCTCGAGCAGGACGAGGACGAGCTGGCGGCCACCCGGTCGCGACTGACGGCACACGTCCAAGAGTGGGCCGCAGAGACCTCCGGTGAGCTGCGCAGCAGGACCCATCTGGCCGCGCGAGACCGCATCGATCGCCGTCAGCAGCTGATCCGTCGGGTGCTGGCAGATGCGCTGGCACCGGGGAGCCCGGACGCGGTCCTCGGTGTGCAACTAGCCGCCGACCTGATCACCTACTGGTACACCTGCGGCTATGAGACGGAGGGTGGTCGCTGGCTGTCCCTGGCGGCGCAGGCTGCCGAGCGACTGGATGACGCGCTGGAGGGGACGGACCGGGTGGCGGTCACCAGAGCCCTGCACGGCCTGGCGATCATCCTGCTGCAGCAGGGCAGGCTGGCCGAGGGGGAGGCGCTGTTGCGCCGCTGCCTGGCGGCCTGGCGCGCTGCCGGTGACCTGGGTCGGGCCAGCGTCGAGCTCAACAGCCTTGCACTGGCCCGGCGGTCACAGGGCGACTCTGCGGAAGCAGGCGAGCTGTTCCGCGAGGCGATCGAGCTCGCCAGGGCGTCGGGCGAGGCCGGTCTGCAGATCAACGCCATGTCAAACCTGGCGCTGCTGGAGCTGGATCGTTGGTCTCCGGCAGAGGCACTGCCGCTGCTGCGGGAGGTGCTGGTACTGGACACCCAGGCGGGCGACCCGTGGGGGATCAGCGCTGACCACGTGAACATCGCGACCGCCCTGGTGCTCGCCGGCGAGACCGCAGAGGCCCGCGCGGTGCTCATGGAGCACGGGCCGACCGGACTGGAGCTCGGCGACACCGACCTGGCGGTCGAGATCGTGGAGAACCTGGCCTTTGTCTGTGCAGCGGAGGGTCGGGACGAGGTGGCTGCGGCGATGTTCGGCGCGGCCCGCGACGCCCGGGAAGCAGCACGGCTGCCACGGGTGGGACCCGACCTGGACCGGCTCGATGCCCTGCTCGCGCCCGCTCGGACCCGGTTGGGGGCCCGGTGGGAGAGTGCCGTGGCGGCTGGCTCGGGGCTCTCGCTCACGGAGGCGTTCTCCCTCGGCGTGGACGCCGACGGCTCCGACGATCGGGGTCGCGCAGGGTGA